CCTCCTCGGCGATGGTGTCGGAAGACGGGGCATCACTGACGGTCACCTCTTCCTCGGGGGTATCCTGTGCAGGCTCAGAAGCATCCTGTGCAGGTGCAGCGGTGTCTGCGTTCTCTGTCTGGTGTGTCCGGTTCAGGGACACATATTCTCTGGAGAAGGGTTCGCCCGCTTCCTCCTGATCCAGTTCCTCGTCGAAGTCGTCAAAATCATCAAAGTCGTCGAAATCGTCCTCCTGCTTTTCCTGGCTGCGGTTTTTAACAAAATAAGCGGTAACTGCGGCTGCGATGGTGACCACAGCGGCAGAGAGGATCCATTTTCCGGATTTTTTCATATGAGATACATTCCTTTCTGTTGGAAATTGCTAGATGTCGAGATTTAAATCCCCCGACTTTGATGCCTGCGGATTGTTCCGTGCTACGCACTCCCACAATCCTCATCGACATTCGCATATCGTAGGATTATCATCCTACTTTTATGCTCATATCGGGGCGGGCCTCAAGGTCCTTCACCCACTTATGAGCAAGCTCATGTGGGTTTAGACCTTTTGGCCCTGGCATCATATCCTATATTGTAATACAAAACGGGAAAAAAGAAAAGGGAAAACTTTGCCGGAAACGCGGGAGAAGTTTGCGCGTCAGAAGGGGTACGTTTGTGTTGACAGGAGGGGGAAAGAGAATTAGAATACTTAAAAGATGTGTTTTTTCCTGTCAGGGGTAGGCAGGAGCATCGAGGATTTTCAGGAAGATGATGGGGCAAAGTAAAAGGAGCCGGAATATATGAGATATGAAGGAATGGTTTACAGACCCCCGAGTGAAGCACGCAGTTTGATCATACAGCTGACCATTGGATGTGCGAGAAATACGTGCACATTCTGCAGTATGTATAAGGAAAAGAAGTTCCGCGTCCGCCGGTTGGAGGAGGTGGCAGAGGATCTCAGATCTGCGAAGCAATATTACGGATCTTACGTACAACGGATTTTTCTTGCTGATGGAGATGCCCTGGTCGTGAAGACCGAGGATCTGCTCAGTATTTTGAAGGTTATCCGGCAGCTGTTTCCGCGGCTGGAACGGGTATCCGCATACGGGGCACCGCTGGATGTGCTGGCGAAGACACCGGAGGAATTGAAGCTTCTGAAGGAAGCCGGGTTGGATATGATCTATATTGGCGCGGAGTCCGGAGATGACGAGATCCTGCAGGATGTGAAGAAGCAGGCGACGGCAGAACAGATCCGGGAAGCCTGCCTGAAGCTGAAAGCAGCGGGCATCAAGGTATCTGTGACACTGATTTCAGGCCTGGGCGGCCGGGATCGTCTGGAGCAGCATGCCGTGGCATCCGGACGGCTCATCAGCGCTGTAAAGCCGGAGTATGTCAGCATCCTGACGCTGATGTTGGAGCCGGGCACACCGCTCTATGAGCAGCATAAGGCAGGAAAGTTTGAACTTCTGACCGCCGATGAGGTGGCCCGGGAAATGGTGTTGTTTCTGGAAAATACAGACAGCCAGGGAAGTATTTTCCGATCAAATCACGCTTCCAATTATGTGCCGCTGGGCGGAACCCTGAACCAGGATACGCCGAAGCTTCTGGCACAGCTTCATCAGGTAATGGAGCAGCGCGCTTACAAGCCGGAGGGCTTCCGGGGACTGTAAGACGCGGCTGTTTCAGCTGCCGCAGCTACAGGGCAGGCAGCAGGAACAACAGAAAAGAGGAAAAGATATGACCAGAGAAGAGGCATGGGAACTGCTGACAGAGTACAATCAGGACGCGTTCCATTTAAAACACGCCCAGACGGTGGAGGGCGTGATGAAA
Above is a window of Oscillospiraceae bacterium NTUH-002-81 DNA encoding:
- a CDS encoding radical SAM protein, with amino-acid sequence MRYEGMVYRPPSEARSLIIQLTIGCARNTCTFCSMYKEKKFRVRRLEEVAEDLRSAKQYYGSYVQRIFLADGDALVVKTEDLLSILKVIRQLFPRLERVSAYGAPLDVLAKTPEELKLLKEAGLDMIYIGAESGDDEILQDVKKQATAEQIREACLKLKAAGIKVSVTLISGLGGRDRLEQHAVASGRLISAVKPEYVSILTLMLEPGTPLYEQHKAGKFELLTADEVAREMVLFLENTDSQGSIFRSNHASNYVPLGGTLNQDTPKLLAQLHQVMEQRAYKPEGFRGL